The genomic stretch AAATATCACCACTTGGTACGCTGATCTGGAGAAACCTTCTTTCAATCCACCCAACAGCCTTTTTGGACCTGTTTGGTCGGTGTTGTACGCGTTGATGGGGCTAGGTTTTTACCTGATCTGGAATGCGCCGAAATCTGCGAGGAGAAAGCGTGCGATCCAGGTTTTTGCTGTGCAGTTTGTACTGAATTTCTGCTGGAGCTTTATCTTCTTCCATTTTCATTTGATCGGGTTGGCCGTTGTTGAAATCGTGGTGCTGCTAGGTATGATCATTTGGATGATCGTGTGCTTCAAGGCTGTCAGCAAGTGGGCGGCCTATTTGCAAATCCCTTACCTTCTCTGGGTCGGCTTTGCTACATTGCTCAATATCAGCATTTGGTGGCTTAATTCTTGATTAAAGAAAGGTATGTGATCCAACCTTCTAACCTCAGTTCGACGGTAAAATGAGGTTTGAAGCGTTGACTTTTATGGTGTTTTTAGAACACCCCCTGAAAGGGTGCTTAATCCAGCCCAATGAAACGCATTGGGTTAAATACGTGGGGATGACACTACCCGCGGCCTGCAGGGGTAGCTAAATAAGTGCTTGCAGTGTTAAGAAAAGTAACAAATCAATAAACCGTATACATGGGACACCACCAGCTGTTTTCCGAGCAAAAAATTCCGGCCACTGTGGAAGAGGTATGGGATTTTATTTCTTCTCCACAAAACCTCAAAGTCATCACTCCCGATCATATGGGATTTGATATTACCTCCAAGCACCTGCCCGAAAAGATGCATCCGGGGATGATCATCAGCTATAAGGTAAGCCCAATACTGGGAATCAAAATGAACTGGGTGACAGAGATTACGCAAGTGAGGGAAAAGGAATTTTTTGTGGATGAGCAACGCATCGGGCCGTATGCGATGTGGCACCATCAGCACCATCTAGAGCCGATAGAAGGTGGGGTGATAATGAAAGACATCGTTACTTATCAGCCACCATTTGGCCCTTTGGGGACTATTGCCAATGTAGTTTTTATCCGAAAGCAACTGGCCTCCATTTTTGCCTACAGGTTTAAGGCCGTGGAGGAAAAATTCGGAAAGTTTGGATGACCTTTTACTTATAATTTAACGCCGCGAACCATTTCCTTTTTGCCTGGAGGGCCAGGAAGCGTTTCTACCTTCAGTCCCACTGCCGCAAGATCCCTTTTCACTTGACCTTTGGCGCAGTAGGTGACCAATACCCCTCCGGGGTTCATTGCGTCCACTACTTTTTGCAGGAGGTCTTTGGACCATAACTCAGGCTGCTTGCTTGGTGCAAAGGCATCAAAGAACACCACATCTGTAGGGTACAGCTGTACATCTTCTAAGGTGGTTTTGTCCTTTTTCATGTTGAAATATGGAGTGATGGCATCACCTTTATTCCAAGCCGCCTCGTGTAGTTGGTCGAAAAATCCTTGGTAGTTGCTTATATCCTCGTCGATACTTTTATAGTTGAGTTTGGAGTATATATCTTCCCCAATAGGAAAGGGCTCAATGGTGTGGTAAAGTAGTGGAACCTTGTTCTGTTCGGCCCAAACAAGTGCCAGCCAGGCATTCAGCCCCGTACCAAAACCTACCTCAAAGACCCGGATGGGTTTTTGATGAGGGTGGTGGGTAAACCAATAATCCAAGCCATAAAGAAAAAATACATGAATGGATTCCCGATATGCGCCATGAAAAGAGTGATACGTCTCATTGAGTTCAGGAACATAGAGGGAGTGGGATCCGTCTTCCGTTTCGATCAGTTTGATGTCTCTGTCCATGTCAGTTATTTTTATAGATAAGTGCCACACAATACGCAGAAACCCCTTCCTGTCTTCCCACAAAACCGAGTTTCTCTGTTGTGGTGGCCTTAATGGAGATATCATCCTCAGCGATGGCCATGACTTCAGCCAGGCAGGTCTTCATGGTGTCAATATGCGGGTTTACTTTTGGGAGTTGGAGGCAGATGGTGGTGTCCAGATTACCGATTTCGTAACCTTTTTCACGGATCATTTTCATTACATCGGCCAATAGGATTTTACTGTCAATGCCTTTGTATTCAGGGTCCTGATCCGAGAAGTGGTGGCCAATGTCCCTCAAATTGGCAGCCCCCAGTAGGGCATCGCAGATTACATGGATCAGGACATCAGCATCAGAGTGGCCTACAGCTCCTTTGCTGTGTTCGATTTTAATCCCTCCCAGCCAAAAATCGTAGCCTTCCTGTAGCTGGTGCACATCATAACCAAATCCAATTCTAAATTTATTCATGGGGTGAAGATAACGGATTTTGCCCAAATTTTCGAAACGATTGGCATGGTAAATCAGGGAAGGTGTGAATGTTTAATTAACCCGAAAAGCAAAGAAGTTATAACTACAAGGATTTTGTGTTAAAAGCCAAGGAATAAGATATGGGTAAGCCGCAAAGTCACCAAGGCACTAAGTTTTTTTGGAGAAACAAAGGAGCAGACTGCGCGACACTTCCCAACAAATCTACTTTGTGACTTCGAGCCTTCGTGGCGAAAAAGCAGGCCACATATTGTTCCGACGGCTGTACTGCGGAAAAATGAGCAGTGAGTTTTTAGCTCAACACGTGTTAAAGTATGGGCAGCATAGAGTGTTCGATCTTTTCTATTAAGTGGTAATCAACGCCAATTTGTCTGCCCCCGCAGTTAGGTGGGCTAGCTTGGTAACGAGTAAGATATGGGTAAGCCACAAAGTCACCAAGGCACTAAGTTTTTTTGGAGAAACAAAGGAGCAGACTGCGTGACACTTCCCAACAAATCTACTTTGTGACTTCGAGCCTTCGTGGCAAAACAAGCAGGCCACCTGTTGTTCCGGCAGCTGTACTGCGGAAAAATGAGCATTGAGTTTTTAGCTCAACACGTGTTAAAGTATGGGCAGCATAGAGTGTTCGATCTTTTCTATTAAGTGGTAATCAACGCCAATTTGTCTGCCCCCGCAGTTAGGTGGGCTAGCTTGGTAACGAGTAAGATATGGGTAAGCCACAAAGTCACCAAGGCACTAAGTTTTTTTGGAGAAACAAAGGAGCAGACTGCGCGACACTTCCCAACCAATCTACTTTGTGACTTCGAGCCTTCGTGGCAAAAAAAAGCAGGCCACCTGTTGTTCCGGCAGCTGTACTGCGGAAAAATGAGCAGTGAGTTTTTAGCTCAATACGTGTTAAATTACGGTCTTCATAGAGTGTTCGATCTTTTCTATTAAGTGGTAATCAACGCCAATTTGTCTGCCCCCGCAGTTAGGTGGGCTAGCTTGGTAACGAGTAAGATATGGGTAAGCCACAAAGTCACCAAGGCACTAAGTTTTTTTGGAATACAAAGGAGCAGACTGCACGACACTTCCCAACCAATCTACTTTGTGACTTCGAGCCTTCGTGGCAAAAAAAAGCAGGCCTCCTGTTGTTCCGGCAGCTGTACTGCGGAAAAATGAGCAGTGAGTTTTTAGCTCAACACGTGTTAAAGTATGGGCAGCATAGAGTGTTCGATCTTTTCTATTAAGTGGTAATCAACGCCAATTGGTCTGCCCCGCCGTTAGGTGGGCTAGCTTGGTAACGAGTAAGATATGGGTAAGCCACAAAGTCACCAAGGCACTAAGTTTTTTTTTGGAATACAAAGGAGCAGAGTGCACGACACTTCCCAACAAATCTACTTTGTGACTTCGAGCCTTCGTGGCAAAACAAGCAGGCCACCTGTTGTTCCGGCAGCTGTACTGCGGAAAAATGAGCAGTGAGTTTTTAGCTCAATACTTGTCAAATTGCGGT from Echinicola soli encodes the following:
- a CDS encoding SRPBCC family protein, with product MGHHQLFSEQKIPATVEEVWDFISSPQNLKVITPDHMGFDITSKHLPEKMHPGMIISYKVSPILGIKMNWVTEITQVREKEFFVDEQRIGPYAMWHHQHHLEPIEGGVIMKDIVTYQPPFGPLGTIANVVFIRKQLASIFAYRFKAVEEKFGKFG
- the ispF gene encoding 2-C-methyl-D-erythritol 2,4-cyclodiphosphate synthase, giving the protein MNKFRIGFGYDVHQLQEGYDFWLGGIKIEHSKGAVGHSDADVLIHVICDALLGAANLRDIGHHFSDQDPEYKGIDSKILLADVMKMIREKGYEIGNLDTTICLQLPKVNPHIDTMKTCLAEVMAIAEDDISIKATTTEKLGFVGRQEGVSAYCVALIYKNN
- a CDS encoding TspO/MBR family protein, coding for MDTTGNVSSKKVNWFYLLLFVTVTVLMGSISGIANVGNITTWYADLEKPSFNPPNSLFGPVWSVLYALMGLGFYLIWNAPKSARRKRAIQVFAVQFVLNFCWSFIFFHFHLIGLAVVEIVVLLGMIIWMIVCFKAVSKWAAYLQIPYLLWVGFATLLNISIWWLNS
- the mnmD gene encoding tRNA (5-methylaminomethyl-2-thiouridine)(34)-methyltransferase MnmD, whose amino-acid sequence is MDRDIKLIETEDGSHSLYVPELNETYHSFHGAYRESIHVFFLYGLDYWFTHHPHQKPIRVFEVGFGTGLNAWLALVWAEQNKVPLLYHTIEPFPIGEDIYSKLNYKSIDEDISNYQGFFDQLHEAAWNKGDAITPYFNMKKDKTTLEDVQLYPTDVVFFDAFAPSKQPELWSKDLLQKVVDAMNPGGVLVTYCAKGQVKRDLAAVGLKVETLPGPPGKKEMVRGVKL